The sequence below is a genomic window from candidate division WOR-1 bacterium RIFOXYB2_FULL_36_35.
CATAAAATCTTGTACTTTAATATCCGGGTGGTGATATCTTTTCCTTTTAGCTGTGCTTTTCCCGAATTGGATTGCTTCTTTTGGGCACCATTGTAGGCAACCTAGGCAATGTTCGCATTTGTGTTGCCAAACGGGTTTTCCCTCTATTAAGTTAATATTGTTAACTGGACAAACTTTGACGCAGATACCACAACTATTGCATCTGTCAGTGACCCAAAACTGTTTATCCATATTATTTATATTTTTTATTGATAATTTATAAATAACAGAAGAAAACAGGAGGTTTGTCAGGAAAAAGTTTTTTTCTATTTTTTCTATACGGTTGTTAATTGATTTTACAATTTCTTCTGTTTTTGAATTTTTATTTTTAAACATAGATAATTGCTTTTTTTCAGAAATTGCGCCGTACATAGGGGTATAATTCCCTGGCATCCTTACCCCAAACCCAGCATTCAATTTGCTTCCTTGCTCTTTTAACTGCTTTTCTACCTGCAATAGCGTTCCTGCAGGAAATCCACCATAGGTTGCAACGGCAAAAATATACTTGTCTTTAATGTTTTTAAATTTCTTAAGAAATTTTGAAACAATTACTGGCATTCCCCATATATAGACTGGAAAAACAATTCCAATTCTATCAGCAGAAAGGTCAAGTTCTTGATTGATTGTCTTAGGAATAGAAGAAACAACCGTCTCTCCCAATTTCTCGGCAAGCTCTCTTGCTACTATTAAAGAATTACCTGTAGATGAAAAATAATAAATTGTTGTTTTCATAAGGCTTAATTAAGCTCCCATATTAAAAAATTAAGGATCGAAGCAAAGCTTACCCAAAAAAGATAAGGCAAAAGAAGGATTGCGCTAACTTTCGAAACTCTCCAAAAACTGATGATTGTAAATAGGATTGCAATCCAAAGAAAGCCGATTTCTATTAATCCTGCAAGAGGAGAATGAAACCCAAAAAATAAAATTGACCATAAAATATTTAAGATTAATTGACCTGCAAAGAACCCAATGGCTATTTTGGTTTCTATTTTTTTCATATCTTCCTGTAAAACAAGGAACAACGAAATTCCCATCAAAATAAAAAGGGTTGTCCAGACAGGGGCAAAAATCCAGTTTGGAGGGTTTAACGCAGGCTTATTTAAGGTAATGTACCATGTCGAAATTGCCGGGGTTGTAAAAATTGAACCCACAAAACCCGCAAGAAGACAAACGGAAACGGCAACTAATAGTTTTATTGATTTAGCAATATTCATAATTGTTTTTTCTCCTTTTTTGAGATTATAGCGTTAGAATATTTTTTAATCAATTAGGGAATAGATTTTAGGAATGGGTTCTGTCTGTTGAAATTTCGCCATCATGGAATGAAAATTGCTGTATTTCATATATGAAATACAATCCAGGGGTACATCATCGACGATCAATTCGATTGAAAAATTATGATTATTCAAGGCCTGGATTTTATTTTGTTACCATTTGCACAAAAAATCGGGAATGTTTATTTGGTGAAATTGAAAATGGGGAAATAAAATTAACCCAATTTGGTGAAATTGCACGCAATACATGGGAATGGTTGGAAAAACAATATTATTATGTTGTATTGGATACATTTGTAATTATGCCAAACCATTTGCATGGTGTGTTAATTATCGACGACCATCGTCGTAGGGATGGTTCGCGAACCATCCCTACGACGCGAACCATCCCTACGACGCGAACCATCCCTACGACGATGACCATCCCTACGATGAATAATCCTGAAAAACGTAAACCATTGGGGCGGTTGATTGGGGCATTTAAAACCGTATCAACAAAATATATTAATCTATTGCGAAATACCCCGACCCAACAAATTTGGCAACATAATTATTATGAACATATTATCCGCAACAACCAATCATTAAAACGGATACGAAATTATATTGTAAATAATCCAATGAATTGGAAATTTAAATAACATTTAATTGAAATAGATTGAAAAATAGATATAATAATCTATAGAGATAAATAAATTTTTGAAGCCTATGAGTTAATCATGAAAATATTCGCAATATCAGGATCTCCTAGAGAAAATTCTTTTACCGACAAAATGTTAAATTCTTTTGTTGAAGGGTTGGGTGCGGCTGTACAAATTTCCAAGTTTTATCCCCATAAAATGGAAATAGGCCATTGCATTGGTTGTTTGACCTGTTGGACAAAAACAAAAGGCGTATGTTGTTTTAGAGATGATATGGATAAAATTCTGCCAGAAATTCAATCGGCAGATATTGTAATACTGGCCTTCTCTCTTTTCGTGGATGGTATTCCATCTCATGTGAAAAAAGTTTTAGACAGAATGATCCCGCTATTGAAAGGCGGTATGTATATTGATAAAGATGGCCACACAAGACATTTTATCCGTAAGCCAAAAACACAAAAAGCAATACTTATCTCTTCCTGTGGGTTTCCAGAATTAGACAATTTTAATGCGGTAAAAACCCACTTTGAAGCAATTTGTAAAAACACCCAATGGATCCCTTCAGGATATATTTTTATTCCTGCGGCAGGAGCAAAAGCAAGACCTCAAATAGCTAAAAAACTGGACATTATAAAGGAAGCTGGACGCACGCTTGTACAACAAGGGAAAGTCTCTGAAAGTTTGGAGCAGGAAATCGGCAAAGAGGTGATTGATAGAGATTTATACAGAGCCATAGCTACGGCCAATTTTGAAGGAAAACCTTTTGAAGTAATAAAAGGCTTATTTTCTGCTACAGTTTCGAGGTTTAAAAAGAAATAAAATGCAAGTCACTCCAACAAATTTTGCTGGTCGTTATGTAAGGATTCTGCCCCCAGAAATAGAACAAAGTCTTTCAAATGTTTACAGGGAACAGGGTTCTCAAATTATAAGAGTTCCTGTAGGAAGTACTATAAAAAATATAACTTTACAAGGCGGAGCATCGCATAACTCACGCTGGGCCTGCTTGAGAGGAGCTGTAATTAAATTTGCCCAAGAGAGAGAGGCTCCGATTCATATAGATGGGAGAAATTTTGTAGTCCCTTCAGGCCATGTGTTAATGGATTACCAAAGTTATCTTGATACAAAAAACAGAAACAATGGCAAAGAGATTCCACATAAAATAATAAAGGATATAAGCCCAGAAGATCTTTTCTTAGTTCATGCAAGTTATTCTCATCCCGATCAATTGTTTTTACCGCAGGGTACTTATACTGAAACGACCTTTATTTCAGATGATATCCCTTTTATTGGTCATATGAATTTCGAAGGCGAAAGATTATATTTAGTTGAGCAGTTATTGCCCGTAAGCACCCCATATAATATTCTAGAGGGGCTTTCTTCTCCTCCTATATCCATCATAGTTCAGTTGTCAGAGGGTGGTCATGTTTGTTTGGTTTGATATCAACCAATAATCTGTGTAAACTATATATGCGCCTATGATC
It includes:
- a CDS encoding TspO protein — protein: MNIAKSIKLLVAVSVCLLAGFVGSIFTTPAISTWYITLNKPALNPPNWIFAPVWTTLFILMGISLFLVLQEDMKKIETKIAIGFFAGQLILNILWSILFFGFHSPLAGLIEIGFLWIAILFTIISFWRVSKVSAILLLPYLFWVSFASILNFLIWELN
- a CDS encoding transposase yields the protein MKYNPGVHHRRSIRLKNYDYSRPGFYFVTICTKNRECLFGEIENGEIKLTQFGEIARNTWEWLEKQYYYVVLDTFVIMPNHLHGVLIIDDHRRRDGSRTIPTTRTIPTTRTIPTTMTIPTMNNPEKRKPLGRLIGAFKTVSTKYINLLRNTPTQQIWQHNYYEHIIRNNQSLKRIRNYIVNNPMNWKFK